In Massilia antarctica, the following are encoded in one genomic region:
- a CDS encoding homoserine kinase, producing MAVFTAVSLDDLTLLLKKFPLGNAIAIKGISSGIENSNFFIDTARGEYVLTIFENLSFAQLPFYLQLMRHLAERGVLVPAPVPDESGELVVPLHGKPAAIVSKLEGASQMAPQPVHCAAVGAMLAKMHLAARDFPLQQPNLRGLDWWNETTPLVLPFLDERNAHLLRAEMHFQSAFAACDHYHRLARGPVHADLFRNNVMFVGERLTGFFDFYFAGCDTWLFDVAVTVNDWCIDLDTGVLDSARVRALLDAYHALRPYTADEQAAWQPMLRAAALRFWLSRLYDLYLPREAEILTPHDPTHFERILRERIATPAPELFA from the coding sequence ATGGCAGTTTTTACCGCGGTCAGCCTGGATGACCTCACCTTGTTGTTGAAGAAATTTCCATTAGGAAATGCCATCGCCATCAAAGGGATCAGTTCCGGCATCGAAAACAGCAATTTCTTCATCGATACGGCGCGCGGCGAGTACGTGCTGACCATTTTCGAGAACCTCAGTTTCGCGCAGTTGCCGTTTTATCTGCAGCTGATGCGCCATCTGGCCGAGCGCGGCGTGCTGGTGCCGGCCCCGGTGCCGGACGAGTCGGGCGAGCTGGTGGTGCCGCTGCACGGCAAGCCGGCCGCCATCGTCAGCAAACTCGAAGGCGCGTCGCAAATGGCGCCGCAGCCGGTCCATTGCGCCGCCGTCGGCGCGATGCTCGCGAAGATGCATCTGGCCGCGCGCGACTTTCCACTTCAGCAGCCGAATCTGCGCGGCCTGGACTGGTGGAACGAGACCACGCCGCTGGTATTGCCTTTCCTCGACGAGCGCAATGCCCACCTGCTGCGCGCCGAAATGCATTTCCAGAGCGCCTTCGCGGCATGCGATCATTACCACCGGCTCGCGCGCGGACCGGTCCACGCTGACCTGTTCCGCAATAATGTGATGTTCGTCGGCGAGCGCCTGACCGGCTTTTTCGATTTCTATTTCGCCGGCTGCGACACCTGGCTGTTCGACGTGGCCGTCACCGTCAACGATTGGTGCATCGACCTCGATACCGGCGTGCTCGATAGTGCCCGCGTGCGCGCCCTGCTCGACGCCTACCACGCGCTGCGTCCGTACACGGCCGACGAGCAGGCTGCCTGGCAGCCCATGCTGCGCGCCGCCGCGCTGCGCTTCTGGCTCTCGCGCCTGTACGACCTCTACCTGCCGCGCGAAGCCGAAATACTGACCCCGCACGATCCGACCCATTTCGAACGCATCCTGCGCGAGCGCATCGCTACCCCGGCCCCGGAATTGTTCGCATGA
- the polA gene encoding DNA polymerase I has translation MQNTLLLVDGSSYLYRAFHALPDLRSPDGHPTGAMHGMVNMLRRLRQDYPAAYIACVFDAKGKTFRDDMYPKYKATRASMPDDLRLQIEPIHEVVRHMGWPILMVDGVEADDVIGTLSVLASSLGMNTVVSTGDKDLAQLVNDKVTLINTMSNEKLDEAGVLAKFGVPPNRIIDYLTLIGDTVDNIPGVAKCGPKTALKWLALHDSLDGVIANAASIGGAVGENLRQALPWLPQGRALITVKTDCDLAAHMASIADTLVAQPENKEALKAFFERYGFKTLLREVVQRDDEGAPRALLNSPEGDLFPGAVVPVMRGEYETVVTEADLERWLALVDAAELTSVDTETTSLDPMTAQMVGISLSVEAGKGAYIPLAHRYAGVPEQLNREAVLARMKGWLEDASKPKLGQNLKYDSHIFANHGVTLRGIVHDTLLESYVFESHKPHDMDSMALRHLGYTTIPFTEVCGKGAGQICFDQVDLERATEYAAEDSDITLRLHQAMKGHVESDDKLHFIYRQIELPTSVVLHKIERNGVLIDAELLNVQSGELGARIMELEQKAYELAGGPFNLGSPKQIGEIFFGKLQLPVIKKTPSGAPSTDEEVLQKLAEDFPLPKILLEYRGMSKLKSTYTDKLPKMVNRDTGRVHTNYAQAVAVTGRLSSNEPNLQNIPIRTAEGRRIREAFIAGPGNVIVSADYSQIELRIMAHISEDAAMLRAFAEGEDIHRATAAEIFGVPPAEVQGEQRRYAKVINFGLIYGMSAFGLASNLGIERAAAQNYIDKYFARFSGVRQYMEDTRMQAKARGYVETVFGRRLWLPEINSPNGPRRQGAERAAINAPMQGTAADLIKLAMIAVQDWLEADKLATRMIMQVHDELVLEVPQAELELVKTRLPQLMAGVAALKVPLLAEVGIGKNWDEAH, from the coding sequence ATGCAAAATACCCTGCTGTTAGTCGACGGTTCCAGTTATCTGTACCGTGCTTTTCACGCCCTGCCTGACCTGCGCAGCCCGGACGGCCATCCCACCGGCGCCATGCACGGCATGGTCAATATGCTGCGCCGCCTGCGCCAGGATTATCCGGCCGCTTACATCGCTTGCGTGTTCGATGCCAAGGGCAAGACTTTTCGCGACGATATGTATCCGAAGTACAAGGCCACGCGCGCGTCCATGCCGGACGACCTGCGCCTGCAAATCGAGCCGATCCACGAGGTGGTGCGCCACATGGGCTGGCCGATCCTGATGGTCGACGGGGTCGAGGCCGACGATGTCATCGGCACCCTGTCGGTCCTGGCATCGAGCCTGGGCATGAACACCGTCGTCTCCACCGGCGACAAGGACCTGGCGCAGCTGGTCAACGACAAGGTCACCCTGATTAACACGATGAGCAACGAGAAGCTCGACGAAGCCGGCGTGCTGGCCAAGTTCGGCGTGCCGCCCAACCGCATCATCGATTACCTCACGCTCATCGGCGATACGGTCGACAATATCCCCGGCGTGGCCAAGTGCGGCCCCAAGACCGCCCTCAAGTGGCTGGCGCTGCACGACAGCCTCGATGGCGTGATCGCCAACGCGGCATCCATCGGCGGCGCGGTCGGCGAGAACCTGCGCCAGGCGCTCCCCTGGCTGCCGCAGGGCCGCGCCCTGATCACCGTCAAGACCGATTGCGACCTGGCCGCGCACATGGCGTCGATCGCCGACACCCTGGTGGCGCAGCCGGAAAACAAGGAAGCCCTGAAAGCCTTCTTCGAGCGTTACGGCTTCAAGACCTTGCTGCGCGAAGTGGTCCAGCGCGACGACGAGGGCGCCCCGCGCGCGCTGCTCAATTCTCCCGAGGGCGACCTGTTCCCCGGCGCGGTGGTGCCGGTCATGCGCGGCGAATACGAAACCGTGGTCACCGAGGCCGACCTGGAACGCTGGCTGGCGCTGGTCGATGCCGCCGAACTGACCTCGGTCGATACCGAAACCACCTCGCTCGACCCGATGACGGCGCAGATGGTCGGCATTTCGCTGTCGGTCGAAGCGGGCAAGGGCGCCTATATCCCGCTGGCGCACCGCTACGCGGGCGTGCCCGAACAATTGAACCGCGAGGCGGTCCTGGCGCGCATGAAGGGCTGGCTGGAAGATGCGTCCAAGCCGAAGCTGGGCCAGAACCTCAAGTACGACAGCCACATTTTCGCCAACCACGGCGTGACCCTGCGCGGGATCGTGCACGATACCCTGCTCGAATCCTATGTGTTCGAGTCGCACAAGCCGCACGACATGGACAGCATGGCCTTGCGCCACCTGGGCTACACCACGATTCCCTTCACCGAGGTATGCGGCAAGGGCGCCGGCCAGATCTGCTTCGACCAGGTGGACCTTGAGCGCGCGACCGAATACGCGGCCGAGGATTCCGACATCACCCTGCGCCTGCACCAGGCCATGAAGGGCCATGTCGAGAGCGACGACAAGCTCCATTTCATCTACCGCCAGATCGAGCTGCCTACTTCCGTGGTGCTGCACAAGATCGAGCGCAACGGGGTGCTGATCGATGCCGAACTGTTGAACGTGCAGTCGGGCGAACTCGGTGCGCGCATCATGGAGCTCGAACAGAAGGCGTACGAGCTGGCCGGCGGTCCGTTCAATCTCGGTTCGCCCAAGCAGATCGGCGAGATTTTCTTCGGCAAGCTGCAGCTGCCGGTCATCAAGAAGACGCCGAGCGGCGCGCCCTCGACCGACGAGGAAGTGCTGCAAAAGCTGGCCGAGGATTTCCCGCTGCCGAAAATCCTGCTCGAATACCGCGGCATGTCCAAGCTCAAGTCGACCTACACCGACAAGCTGCCCAAGATGGTCAACCGCGACACCGGCCGCGTGCACACCAACTACGCGCAGGCGGTGGCGGTGACGGGGCGCCTGTCGTCGAACGAGCCGAATCTGCAGAACATCCCGATCCGCACCGCCGAAGGACGCCGCATCCGCGAAGCCTTCATCGCCGGTCCAGGCAACGTGATCGTGTCGGCCGACTATTCGCAGATCGAGCTGCGCATCATGGCCCATATTTCGGAAGACGCGGCCATGCTGCGCGCTTTTGCCGAGGGCGAGGATATCCACCGCGCCACCGCCGCCGAAATCTTCGGCGTGCCTCCGGCCGAGGTGCAGGGCGAGCAGCGCCGCTATGCGAAGGTCATCAACTTCGGCCTGATCTACGGCATGAGCGCCTTCGGGCTGGCCTCCAACCTGGGCATCGAACGCGCGGCGGCGCAAAATTATATCGACAAGTACTTCGCGCGCTTTTCCGGCGTGCGCCAGTACATGGAAGACACGCGCATGCAGGCCAAGGCGCGCGGCTATGTCGAAACCGTGTTCGGACGGCGCCTGTGGCTGCCGGAGATTAATTCGCCGAACGGGCCGCGCCGCCAGGGCGCGGAACGGGCCGCGATCAACGCGCCGATGCAGGGCACGGCGGCCGATCTGATCAAGCTGGCCATGATTGCGGTGCAGGACTGGCTGGAGGCCGACAAGCTGGCCACGCGTATGATCATGCAGGTGCACGATGAACTCGTGCTCGAAGTGCCGCAGGCGGAACTGGAGCTGGTCAAGACCCGGCTGCCGCAATTGATGGCGGGTGTGGCGGCCCTGAAGGTGCCCTTGCTGGCCGAGGTGGGTATTGGCAAAAACTGGGACGAAGCACACTAA
- a CDS encoding M56 family metallopeptidase: MINSLPHLLLRLTVSGSVAIAIVLLARRPLRQHIDAGLAYQAWLIVPLAMVAAALQPLFAAPVKTLVLRPVLQAFGPAGALAATSAAAQGSTGWLLPVWACGALATLALFCLSHHVFVRSLGALSVRGGVAYAAHAGAGPALLGLWRQRIVVPRDFDQRYSAAEQALIIAHEQVHAQRADAVANILLALIQCAFWFNPLVHLAASRFRFDQELACDSVVMRRHPSQRRTYAGAMLKTQAGVSLTPSVCHWQSCHPLKERIMHLQQTSSTPSRRLAGRLLVTALAAVTAFGALAARAQTTPDYAVAMTLRMDGDPAPKEMRIRTPGDFSVRSSARSGEVDSSWDGAFSITAVGSDQVSIRSKISRNGKLVSEPGILMRLGASGAMKIAGADGQGGMAVELTVTREGESVPGA; encoded by the coding sequence ATGATCAATAGCCTGCCCCACCTGCTGCTGCGCCTGACCGTCTCGGGCAGCGTGGCCATCGCCATCGTGCTGCTGGCGCGCCGCCCGCTACGCCAGCACATCGATGCCGGCCTGGCTTACCAGGCCTGGCTGATCGTCCCGCTGGCCATGGTCGCCGCCGCCTTGCAGCCGCTGTTTGCCGCCCCGGTCAAGACGCTGGTGCTGCGCCCTGTGTTGCAGGCATTCGGGCCGGCCGGCGCGCTGGCGGCCACCAGCGCCGCCGCTCAGGGTTCGACCGGCTGGCTGCTGCCGGTCTGGGCCTGCGGCGCGCTGGCCACCCTGGCCCTGTTCTGCCTGAGCCACCACGTCTTCGTGCGCAGCCTGGGAGCGCTGAGCGTGCGCGGCGGCGTCGCCTACGCCGCCCATGCCGGCGCCGGCCCGGCCTTGCTCGGCTTGTGGCGCCAACGGATTGTGGTGCCGCGCGATTTCGACCAGCGCTACAGCGCCGCCGAGCAAGCCCTGATCATCGCCCACGAGCAGGTCCATGCGCAGCGCGCCGACGCCGTTGCGAACATCTTGCTGGCGCTGATCCAATGCGCCTTCTGGTTCAACCCCCTCGTGCACCTGGCCGCGTCGCGTTTTCGCTTCGACCAGGAACTGGCCTGCGATTCGGTCGTGATGCGGCGCCATCCATCCCAGCGCCGCACCTATGCCGGCGCCATGCTGAAAACCCAGGCCGGTGTGAGCCTCACGCCGTCCGTCTGCCACTGGCAATCCTGCCACCCACTCAAGGAGCGCATCATGCATCTGCAACAAACCTCATCCACCCCTTCGCGCCGCCTGGCTGGCCGCCTGCTGGTGACCGCGCTGGCCGCCGTCACCGCCTTCGGCGCCCTGGCCGCACGCGCCCAGACCACGCCCGATTACGCGGTAGCCATGACCTTGCGCATGGATGGCGACCCTGCGCCGAAGGAGATGCGCATCCGCACGCCGGGGGACTTTTCGGTGCGCTCGTCGGCACGCTCGGGTGAAGTCGACAGCAGTTGGGATGGCGCTTTCTCGATTACCGCGGTCGGCAGCGACCAGGTGTCCATCCGCAGCAAAATCAGCCGGAACGGCAAGCTGGTGAGCGAACCGGGCATCCTGATGCGCCTGGGCGCGAGCGGCGCGATGAAGATTGCCGGCGCCGACGGCCAGGGTGGCATGGCAGTCGAGTTGACTGTCACGCGCGAGGGGGAGAGCGTACCCGGCGCCTGA
- a CDS encoding BlaI/MecI/CopY family transcriptional regulator — translation MEQPMGAISDAESKVMEVLWRANCAMPADDIVAALVSGHQWQEATIKSLLNRLLNKGAVSAQKEGRRYLYTAVLKREHWLTSESTGLLDRLFGGRIAPLVAHFGQHRKLSKTDIADLKRLIGELDDDQ, via the coding sequence ATGGAACAACCAATGGGCGCGATCAGCGACGCCGAGTCGAAGGTCATGGAAGTGCTGTGGCGGGCCAACTGCGCGATGCCGGCCGACGACATCGTGGCCGCGCTCGTGAGCGGTCATCAGTGGCAGGAAGCGACGATCAAGTCGCTGCTCAACCGGCTGCTCAACAAGGGCGCGGTCAGCGCGCAGAAGGAGGGGCGCCGCTATCTGTACACGGCGGTGCTCAAGCGCGAGCACTGGCTCACCAGCGAAAGCACCGGCCTGCTCGATCGCCTGTTCGGCGGGCGCATCGCGCCGCTGGTGGCCCATTTCGGCCAGCACCGTAAGCTGAGCAAGACCGATATCGCCGATCTCAAACGCCTGATCGGAGAGCTCGACGATGATCAATAG
- a CDS encoding BPSS1780 family membrane protein → MSRLPAITGWLWIKQGFILFRKQPAILTMLLFATLLFSLALSAIPLLGQMITMVLVPSFSVAILQACKLIAQDQPVTPAVLLTGMRQPALRRLCKLGLIYLALSILLGVLLALMVSPEFIKQMSMPLAERANLKISTADMQAVLLTGLLQSLALLALCFAPALTYWQQMSPGKATFYSVFGIIGAIRPFMVMLLAWSAMFFGSAIAVMLLLGDSQGGRIAVIWLMLQFVLLLQCAIFCSYRQIFGDPSLLPTDAALR, encoded by the coding sequence ATGAGCCGCCTTCCCGCCATCACCGGATGGCTCTGGATCAAGCAGGGCTTCATCCTGTTCCGCAAGCAGCCGGCGATCCTCACGATGCTGCTGTTCGCCACCCTGCTGTTCAGCCTGGCCTTGAGCGCGATTCCCCTGCTCGGGCAAATGATCACGATGGTGCTGGTGCCCTCGTTCAGCGTGGCGATCCTGCAAGCCTGCAAGCTGATCGCGCAAGACCAGCCGGTCACCCCCGCCGTGCTGCTGACGGGAATGCGCCAGCCGGCCTTGCGCCGCCTGTGCAAGCTGGGCCTGATTTACCTGGCCTTGTCGATCCTGCTCGGCGTGCTGCTGGCGCTGATGGTGTCGCCCGAATTCATCAAGCAGATGAGCATGCCGCTGGCCGAGCGCGCCAACCTGAAAATCAGCACGGCCGACATGCAGGCGGTGCTGCTGACGGGCTTGTTGCAAAGCCTGGCGCTGCTGGCGCTGTGCTTTGCGCCGGCGCTGACTTACTGGCAGCAGATGTCACCGGGCAAGGCGACCTTTTACAGCGTCTTCGGCATCATCGGGGCGATCCGTCCATTCATGGTGATGCTGCTGGCGTGGAGCGCCATGTTTTTCGGCAGCGCGATCGCGGTCATGCTGCTGCTCGGCGACAGCCAGGGCGGACGGATTGCCGTCATCTGGCTGATGCTGCAGTTCGTGCTGCTGCTGCAGTGCGCGATTTTTTGCAGCTACCGGCAAATCTTCGGCGACCCGTCGCTGCTGCCGACCGACGCGGCGCTCAGGTAG
- a CDS encoding M56 family metallopeptidase — protein MNDMLAVIVPSLGWALLDFVWQGLLIGCLAAIVLGLLRGARPQLRYGVGCAALLLCAALPLAGTVQRVLDAQALTTMLPLAAGGMPRLPGGAPVLAVQVASWEPVLRQRLPLLMFFWSCGAGLLALRLLLGLAWVRRRSQRGQYTHDAAWQARVDRLALRFGVARQVALGLVDDLPGPVTAGWWRPVILVPAALLTGMPPELLEALLAHEMAHIRRCDYLVNLIQSAIEIVLFYHPAVWWLSHRVRIEREQIADDLAASMLGEPRRLALALSELDRFQFSTPQLAHGAHGGNLMSRIKRLVRPDTEPLNWKMALPILGLSAACAAFYANAQTAPVPLAHAARADHAPAVPPAPPAAPAAKAVPAAPAAPAAPMATSAAPMPPLPAMPPLPPRPPVSITKGAGEMSYALVQGAERKGMLSGDSHDFDDIDAAKHKVKGDFLWFRQDGKAYVVQDPALIARVNEAYAPLKRLGEQMDVYGKEMDKHAKVVEQLGRDMERTANANRPDDAQTQRIAGLIGELAAQQGGLQRDIVLLERQIDDTSGATRAQLSGKRDQLNARLGDIERQLDQQQAQLERQHGRIETARVPMDAIGKQMKEAGKPMDALGKRMNVLGREMDQQGKAAQRVMREVLRDAVARGLARPVPGDRAG, from the coding sequence ATGAACGACATGCTCGCCGTCATCGTGCCCAGCCTGGGCTGGGCGTTGCTCGATTTTGTCTGGCAGGGTTTGCTGATCGGCTGCCTCGCCGCCATCGTGCTGGGATTGTTGCGCGGTGCGCGTCCCCAGCTGCGCTACGGCGTCGGCTGCGCCGCGCTGCTGCTGTGCGCCGCCTTGCCGCTGGCCGGGACGGTGCAGCGCGTGCTCGACGCGCAGGCGCTCACCACCATGCTGCCGCTGGCCGCCGGCGGCATGCCGCGGCTCCCCGGCGGCGCGCCTGTCCTGGCGGTGCAGGTGGCCTCGTGGGAGCCGGTGCTGCGCCAGCGCCTGCCCCTGCTGATGTTTTTCTGGAGCTGCGGCGCCGGCCTGCTGGCGCTGCGCCTGCTGCTCGGCCTGGCCTGGGTGAGGCGGCGCAGCCAGCGCGGCCAGTACACGCACGACGCCGCCTGGCAGGCGCGGGTGGATCGGCTGGCGCTGCGCTTCGGCGTGGCGCGCCAGGTCGCGCTGGGGTTGGTGGACGACCTTCCCGGCCCGGTCACGGCCGGCTGGTGGCGCCCGGTGATCCTGGTGCCGGCCGCGCTCCTGACCGGCATGCCGCCCGAGCTGCTCGAAGCGCTGCTGGCGCACGAAATGGCGCATATCCGGCGCTGCGATTACCTGGTCAACCTGATTCAAAGCGCGATCGAAATCGTCCTGTTCTATCACCCGGCGGTGTGGTGGTTGTCGCACCGGGTGCGGATCGAACGCGAACAGATCGCAGATGATTTAGCTGCAAGCATGCTCGGCGAACCGCGGCGTCTGGCGCTTGCATTATCCGAACTGGACCGGTTCCAGTTCTCCACACCTCAACTCGCCCATGGGGCTCACGGAGGAAATCTTATGTCCCGCATCAAACGCCTGGTCCGCCCGGATACCGAACCGCTTAACTGGAAGATGGCGCTGCCGATTCTCGGCCTGTCGGCCGCCTGCGCCGCCTTCTACGCCAATGCGCAGACCGCGCCTGTACCGCTGGCCCATGCCGCGCGCGCCGATCATGCGCCGGCGGTCCCCCCGGCGCCGCCCGCCGCCCCCGCTGCGAAGGCGGTTCCGGCCGCTCCCGCCGCTCCCGCCGCACCGATGGCAACGTCGGCAGCACCGATGCCACCGCTGCCAGCGATGCCACCGCTGCCGCCGCGTCCTCCGGTGAGCATCACCAAAGGCGCCGGCGAGATGTCGTACGCGCTGGTGCAGGGAGCGGAACGCAAGGGCATGCTCAGTGGCGACAGCCACGATTTCGACGACATCGACGCCGCCAAGCACAAGGTCAAGGGCGATTTCCTGTGGTTCCGCCAGGACGGCAAGGCGTACGTGGTGCAGGACCCGGCGCTGATCGCCAGAGTGAACGAAGCCTATGCGCCGCTCAAGCGCCTCGGCGAGCAGATGGATGTCTACGGCAAGGAGATGGACAAGCACGCCAAAGTGGTCGAACAGCTGGGCCGCGACATGGAGCGCACCGCCAACGCGAATCGCCCCGACGATGCCCAAACGCAGCGCATTGCCGGCCTGATCGGGGAGCTGGCGGCGCAGCAGGGTGGCTTGCAGCGCGACATCGTGCTGCTTGAACGCCAGATCGACGATACAAGCGGCGCCACCCGCGCGCAGTTGTCGGGCAAGCGCGACCAGCTCAACGCCAGGCTGGGCGACATTGAACGCCAGCTCGACCAGCAGCAAGCGCAGCTGGAGCGCCAGCACGGCAGGATCGAGACGGCGCGCGTTCCGATGGACGCCATCGGCAAGCAGATGAAGGAAGCCGGCAAACCGATGGACGCGCTGGGCAAGCGCATGAATGTACTGGGCCGCGAAATGGACCAGCAAGGCAAGGCGGCCCAGCGCGTGATGCGCGAGGTGCTGCGCGACGCCGTCGCCAGGGGCCTGGCGCGGCCCGTGCCCGGGGACCGCGCGGGCTGA
- a CDS encoding UvrD-helicase domain-containing protein, giving the protein MQNLLHNLNPEQLAAVTLPAQSALILAGAGSGKTRVLTTRIAWLIQTGQVSPSGIMAVTFTNKAAKEMLTRLSAMLPVSTRGMWIGTFHGLCNRFLRTHYRDCALPQTFQILDSQDQLSMIKRLLKANNIDDEKYPPKNLMYFINNAKDQGLRANRVEAHDPIERKMVELYELYDNQCQREGVVDFAELLLRAYELLERNQPLREHYQARFKHILVDEFQDTNDLQYNLLKLLAGHGQQVAGALFAVGDDDQSIYAFRGANVGNMSAFEREFRVENLIKLEQNYRSHGHILDSANHLIANNSKRLGKNLRTDAGHGEPVRIYEASSDLEEAQWIIEEAKSLMAEGALRREIAILYRSNAQSRVIEHALFAAGLPYTVYGGQRYFQRAEVKHAIAYLQLMDNPHNDSAFLRVVNFPTRGIGMRSIEALQAAAEQYGISLYAAVPYVAGKSGSSLNSFVKLVEGARFETQQLALPETVRLVLEASGLLQHYQNEKEGADRIENLEQMVNAATQFVQEEGFGQGAPAYMGPKAQASAGELILDGDGTEIIDADIPLNTIMSPLSAFLSHASLEAGDAQAQAGQDALQLMTVHSAKGLEFDAVFITGLEEGLFPHESSSREMDGVDEERRLMYVAITRARKRLYMSFTQTRMLHGQTRYNMKSRFFDELPEDALKWISPRVQSHWFGNKKSAWDDAKFSSGGSDNKIAQQIAQKAASGGPGWRIGESVEHAKFGEGVIVNIEGGGSNARAQINFGKAGMKVLDLSVAKLERVAR; this is encoded by the coding sequence ATGCAAAATCTCCTCCATAACCTCAATCCCGAACAACTCGCCGCCGTCACCCTGCCAGCGCAGAGCGCCCTGATCCTGGCGGGCGCCGGCTCCGGCAAAACGCGCGTGCTGACGACCCGCATCGCCTGGCTGATCCAGACCGGCCAGGTGTCGCCGTCCGGGATCATGGCGGTGACGTTTACCAACAAGGCGGCGAAGGAAATGCTGACCCGCCTGTCGGCCATGCTGCCGGTAAGCACGCGCGGCATGTGGATCGGCACCTTCCACGGCCTGTGCAACCGCTTCCTGCGCACCCATTACCGCGATTGCGCGCTGCCGCAAACCTTCCAGATTCTCGATTCCCAGGATCAGCTGTCGATGATCAAGCGTTTGCTGAAAGCGAACAATATCGATGACGAGAAGTATCCGCCCAAGAATCTGATGTATTTCATCAACAACGCCAAGGACCAGGGCTTGCGCGCCAACCGGGTCGAGGCGCACGACCCGATCGAACGCAAGATGGTCGAGTTGTACGAACTGTACGACAACCAGTGCCAGCGCGAAGGCGTGGTCGACTTCGCCGAATTGCTGCTGCGCGCCTACGAACTGCTAGAACGCAACCAGCCGCTGCGCGAGCATTACCAGGCCCGCTTCAAGCATATCCTGGTCGACGAGTTCCAGGATACCAATGACTTGCAATACAACTTGCTCAAGCTGCTGGCGGGGCATGGCCAGCAGGTGGCCGGCGCCCTGTTCGCCGTGGGCGACGACGACCAGAGCATTTACGCCTTCCGCGGCGCCAATGTCGGCAATATGAGCGCCTTCGAGCGCGAATTCCGGGTCGAGAACCTGATCAAGCTGGAGCAGAACTACCGCTCTCACGGCCACATCCTCGACAGCGCCAACCACCTGATCGCCAACAACAGCAAGCGCCTGGGCAAGAACCTGCGCACCGATGCCGGCCACGGCGAGCCGGTGCGCATCTACGAAGCCTCGTCCGACCTGGAAGAGGCGCAGTGGATCATCGAAGAAGCCAAGAGCCTGATGGCTGAAGGTGCGCTGCGCCGCGAGATCGCGATCCTGTACCGCTCCAATGCGCAATCGCGCGTGATCGAGCATGCCCTGTTCGCGGCCGGCCTGCCGTACACCGTCTACGGCGGCCAGCGCTACTTCCAGCGCGCCGAGGTCAAGCACGCCATCGCCTACCTGCAGCTGATGGACAATCCGCATAACGATTCGGCGTTTTTGCGCGTGGTGAATTTCCCCACGCGCGGCATCGGCATGCGTTCGATCGAAGCGCTGCAGGCGGCCGCCGAGCAGTACGGCATTTCGCTGTACGCGGCGGTGCCTTACGTGGCGGGCAAGTCCGGTTCCTCGCTGAACAGCTTCGTGAAACTGGTCGAAGGGGCCCGCTTCGAGACACAGCAACTGGCGCTGCCCGAAACGGTGCGCCTGGTGCTCGAAGCGAGCGGCCTGCTGCAGCACTACCAGAACGAAAAAGAAGGCGCCGACCGCATCGAGAACCTGGAACAGATGGTCAATGCGGCCACCCAGTTCGTCCAGGAAGAAGGCTTCGGCCAGGGCGCCCCGGCCTACATGGGACCGAAGGCGCAGGCCAGCGCGGGCGAGCTGATTCTCGATGGCGACGGCACCGAGATCATCGACGCCGACATCCCGCTCAACACCATCATGTCGCCGCTGTCGGCGTTTCTGTCGCACGCCTCGCTCGAAGCGGGCGACGCCCAGGCCCAGGCTGGGCAGGATGCGCTGCAACTGATGACGGTGCACTCGGCCAAGGGACTCGAATTCGACGCCGTGTTCATCACCGGACTGGAAGAAGGCTTGTTCCCGCACGAGAGCAGCTCGCGCGAGATGGATGGCGTCGATGAAGAACGGCGCCTGATGTACGTGGCCATCACGCGCGCGCGCAAGCGCCTGTACATGAGCTTCACGCAAACGCGCATGCTGCACGGCCAGACCCGCTACAACATGAAATCGCGCTTCTTCGACGAGCTGCCGGAAGACGCGCTCAAGTGGATTTCGCCGCGCGTGCAGTCGCACTGGTTCGGGAACAAAAAATCGGCCTGGGATGACGCCAAGTTCAGCAGCGGCGGTTCGGACAACAAGATCGCCCAGCAGATCGCGCAGAAAGCGGCCAGCGGCGGGCCCGGATGGCGCATCGGCGAATCGGTGGAACACGCCAAGTTCGGCGAAGGGGTGATTGTCAATATCGAAGGCGGCGGCAGCAATGCGCGCGCCCAGATCAATTTCGGCAAGGCCGGCATGAAAGTGCTCGACCTGTCGGTCGCCAAGCTCGAAAGAGTGGCGCGATAA